The following is a genomic window from Paraburkholderia flagellata.
GCTCGTCAGGATGACAGGCACGCGCGCACCCAGCACGATGCCCGCCGCGTCGGCGCCCGCGAGGAACGACAGGCTCTTGGCCAGCATGTTGCCCGCCTCGAGGTCGGGCACCATCAGCACATTGGCGCGGCCCGCCACCGGCGAGTCGATGTGCTTGATACGTGCGGCCTCGGGATCGATTGCGTTGTCGAGTGCGAGCGGACCATCGACGAGCGCGCCCGTCACCTGCCTGCGATCCACCATCTTGCACAGCGCAGCCGCTTCGAGCGTCGAGGGCACCTTCGGGTTCACGGTCTCCATGGCCGAAAGGATCGCCACCCGCACTTCCGGAAAACCGAGCGCATGACCAAGATCGATCGCGTTCTGAAGGATGTCGATCTTTTCTTCGAGCGTCGGCGCGATGTTGACGGCCGCGTCGGTGATGATGAGCGGATCGGCGTAGGACGGCACGTCCATCACGAAGCAGTGACTGATGCGGCGGGCGGTACGCAGCCCGGCGTCGCGGCGCACGACCGCGGCCATCAGTTCGTCCGTGTGGAGGCTGCCCTTCATGAGCGCCTGCGCCTTGCCTTCTCGCACGAGCTGAACGGCGGAGGCCGCCGAAGCTTCACTGAACGGCGTATCGACGATGGGATAGTCGCCGATGGAGAGGCCGCATTCCGACGCAACCGACAGGATGCGCTCGCGCGGACCGACGAGCGTGGGCGCGATGAGCCCCTGCCGCGCGGCGTCGATCGCGCTCTCGAGAGAGCTCGCGTCGCAGGGATGGGCCACCGCGACGGGCAGCGGCGCGAGCGCCTGGCATTCTGCGATCAGACGGCGGTATTTGATGTGATTGGATTCCATGGAAGCTTTTCTCGCGAACAGATGGAAGACGCTCAGGCCGCCGCGACGTCGGCGCGCGGAACGCGCGGCTTGCGCGCTGGCGTTGCCATCGCCGCCGGCGCGCCGAGCACCGCACGGATCGCTTGAAGCGCCTGTTGTTGCTGCTCGGTCGGCTCGATGGCCTGAACGCGCCGGTCGGCCACCAGCTTGTCCAGCAAGGTCAGCAGCCGATTGCAGTCTTCAGGAGTCCCCAGCAGGTCGGGCAGCGTTTCGATTGCCCGCTGCGGCTCGAACGTCGCAATGATCTCCTGCTCGCCCCGAATGCGGCGCCAGTCGGCCGGCGGCAGCGTGGGCAGGTAATCGGCATATTCCTGCGCCAGTTCCCGAACCGTCTCGATGCGCGACAGCGGCAGCGGCTGCCCCTTGGGCGCAAGCAGAAATGCCGTGCGCGCGACTGCCTCGTCGTAGCCGCCGTGGCTGATCGTGGCCAGCGCTTCCCGGACGAACGGCATGCTGCGCGGGTCGGCGCTCGGCGCGGAATCTTCGCCATGCTCCTCTTGATGACCGAAGTCGTGCAGCCCGAGAAGA
Proteins encoded in this region:
- a CDS encoding phosphate acetyltransferase gives rise to the protein MESNHIKYRRLIAECQALAPLPVAVAHPCDASSLESAIDAARQGLIAPTLVGPRERILSVASECGLSIGDYPIVDTPFSEASAASAVQLVREGKAQALMKGSLHTDELMAAVVRRDAGLRTARRISHCFVMDVPSYADPLIITDAAVNIAPTLEEKIDILQNAIDLGHALGFPEVRVAILSAMETVNPKVPSTLEAAALCKMVDRRQVTGALVDGPLALDNAIDPEAARIKHIDSPVAGRANVLMVPDLEAGNMLAKSLSFLAGADAAGIVLGARVPVILTSRADSVMTRLASCAVAMLVAHGRQAAGHIEG